The following coding sequences are from one Geodermatophilus normandii window:
- a CDS encoding alpha/beta fold hydrolase, with protein sequence MTADSPAALPTAALPTAAQSTAAQPAAGSPPALPGLDPAWSRTLAVADATGTKHTWHVLDNGVTDPVGTLLCVHGNPTWSYLWRRLLAAAPPGWRVVAPDQLGMGWSDRLGSPRPLRQRVADLGDLTAALGVTGPVVTVGHDWGGVISLGWALEHRADLRGVVLCNTAVAMPEGDWGPVLIRAADAPGVRAAVTVGTPVFVRATTALSRPALPAEVRRAFAAPYRTRARRRSVGDFVADIPFSPGHPSRAAQEAIAEGIRDLDVPALLLWGPRDPVFGERYLTDLRGRLPQARLHRYEGASHLLPEDAPQYAQAVAQWVTDLGTPAAPARPVGTAAGRLWSALEERAGDDAAAVVEVGGTTVTWSALAARVRHLAAGLAAAGVRPGHRVALLVEPSADLTASVYAVWRAGGVVVVADKGLGFAGMRRALRSAAVDAVIGTGRGLAAARLMGLPGLRIAAGPRARGAAHTLDDLEALGRSAPVPAEVPVDDDCAVLFTSGATGPAKGVVYTHRQAAAQTALVRSAYALTPADRLVAAFAPFAILGPALGIGSAVPDVDVTAPGSLTAAALADAAAAVGATVVFASPAALRRVAATAADLSAGQREALGRVRLLMSAGAPVPAPLLRSLREVLPAADAHTPYGMTEVLPVADVSLAGIEAAGEGEGVCVGTPLPGVSVRVSPLSSDGSADGAPTDRPGITGEVCVQAAHVKDRYDALWALERATSRDVGWHRTGDVGHLDPEGRLWIEGRLQHVVTTAAGPVTPVGIEQRVERLEGVSAAAAVGVGPAGTQVVVVVVVPSAGRGRAAAPGWPTRTSPTPCGRSRASTSPRC encoded by the coding sequence GTGACGGCGGACTCCCCAGCGGCACTGCCCACCGCGGCACTGCCCACAGCGGCACAGTCCACGGCGGCACAGCCCGCAGCGGGCTCCCCGCCGGCCCTGCCCGGCCTGGACCCCGCCTGGTCCCGCACGCTCGCCGTCGCCGACGCCACGGGGACCAAGCACACCTGGCACGTCCTCGACAACGGCGTGACCGACCCCGTGGGCACGCTGCTGTGCGTCCACGGCAACCCCACGTGGTCCTACCTGTGGCGCCGGCTGCTGGCCGCCGCCCCGCCCGGGTGGCGGGTGGTCGCCCCCGACCAGCTCGGCATGGGGTGGTCCGACCGGCTGGGCTCGCCGCGTCCGCTGCGGCAGCGGGTCGCCGACCTCGGGGACCTGACCGCGGCGCTCGGCGTCACCGGGCCGGTGGTGACCGTGGGGCACGACTGGGGCGGCGTCATCTCCCTGGGCTGGGCCCTGGAGCACCGCGCGGACCTGCGCGGCGTCGTGCTGTGCAACACCGCCGTCGCGATGCCCGAGGGCGACTGGGGCCCCGTGCTCATCCGCGCCGCCGACGCCCCCGGCGTCCGCGCGGCGGTCACCGTCGGCACACCGGTGTTCGTCCGGGCGACGACGGCGCTGTCCCGCCCGGCCCTGCCCGCCGAGGTGCGGCGGGCGTTCGCCGCGCCGTACCGCACCCGCGCGCGGCGCCGGTCGGTGGGCGACTTCGTCGCCGACATCCCGTTCTCGCCCGGGCACCCCTCCCGCGCGGCCCAGGAGGCCATCGCCGAGGGCATCCGCGACCTCGACGTCCCGGCGCTGCTGCTGTGGGGGCCGCGCGACCCCGTGTTCGGCGAGCGGTACCTGACCGACCTGCGCGGCCGCCTCCCGCAGGCCCGGCTGCACCGCTACGAGGGCGCCTCCCACCTGCTCCCCGAGGACGCGCCGCAGTACGCGCAGGCCGTGGCGCAGTGGGTGACCGACCTGGGGACCCCTGCCGCACCGGCCCGCCCGGTGGGCACCGCCGCGGGCCGCCTGTGGTCGGCCCTGGAGGAGCGGGCCGGCGACGACGCGGCCGCCGTCGTCGAGGTCGGCGGCACGACGGTGACCTGGTCGGCGCTCGCCGCGCGGGTGCGGCACCTGGCGGCCGGGCTCGCCGCGGCCGGCGTCCGTCCCGGGCACCGCGTGGCGCTGCTCGTGGAGCCCTCGGCCGACCTCACCGCCTCGGTCTACGCGGTCTGGCGCGCCGGTGGCGTCGTGGTCGTGGCGGACAAGGGCCTCGGGTTCGCCGGCATGCGCCGGGCCCTGCGCAGCGCAGCGGTCGACGCCGTCATCGGCACCGGCAGGGGGCTGGCCGCCGCCCGGCTGATGGGCCTGCCCGGCCTCCGGATCGCGGCGGGCCCGCGCGCCCGCGGCGCCGCGCACACCCTCGACGACCTCGAGGCGCTCGGCCGCTCGGCTCCCGTGCCGGCCGAGGTCCCGGTCGACGACGACTGCGCCGTGCTGTTCACCTCCGGGGCCACCGGCCCGGCCAAGGGCGTGGTCTACACGCACCGCCAGGCCGCCGCCCAGACCGCCCTGGTGCGCTCGGCCTACGCCCTGACGCCCGCAGACCGGCTGGTGGCGGCGTTCGCGCCGTTCGCCATCCTCGGGCCCGCGCTCGGCATCGGGTCGGCGGTCCCCGACGTCGACGTCACCGCCCCCGGGTCGCTCACCGCGGCCGCCCTGGCCGACGCCGCGGCCGCGGTCGGGGCGACGGTCGTCTTCGCCTCCCCGGCGGCGCTGCGGCGGGTCGCGGCCACCGCGGCGGACCTGTCGGCCGGGCAGCGGGAGGCCCTGGGGCGGGTCCGGCTGCTGATGTCCGCCGGCGCGCCCGTCCCGGCGCCGCTGCTGCGCTCGCTGCGCGAGGTGCTCCCCGCCGCCGACGCGCACACGCCCTACGGGATGACCGAGGTGCTCCCCGTCGCCGACGTCTCCCTCGCCGGCATCGAGGCCGCCGGCGAGGGCGAGGGCGTCTGCGTGGGCACGCCGCTGCCGGGCGTGTCCGTGCGCGTCAGCCCGCTGTCGTCCGACGGGTCCGCCGACGGCGCGCCCACCGACCGCCCCGGGATCACCGGCGAGGTCTGCGTGCAGGCCGCGCACGTCAAGGACCGCTACGACGCGCTGTGGGCGCTGGAGCGCGCGACGTCCCGGGACGTGGGGTGGCACCGCACCGGCGACGTCGGGCACCTCGATCCCGAGGGCCGGCTGTGGATCGAGGGGCGCCTGCAGCACGTGGTGACCACCGCGGCCGGTCCGGTGACCCCCGTCGGGATCGAGCAGCGGGTCGAGCGCCTCGAGGGCGTGTCGGCCGCGGCGGCCGTCGGCGTCGGGCCGGCCGGGACGCAGGTCGTCGTGGTCGTCGTCGTGCCGTCGGCGGGCCGGGGGCGGGCCGCCGCCCCCGGCTGGCCGACGCGGACCTCGCCGACGCCGTGCGGTCGGTCGCGGGCGTCGACGTCGCCGCGGTGCTGA
- a CDS encoding 3-oxoacyl-ACP synthase III has product MGGNAIHRFGNTAVLALQTADASRVVTSDALDDALADTYRRVGLRPGLLERLAGIRERRWWGEGVTFVEGAAEAGAKAISESGVDPAAIGLMVNTSVSRRYLEPSTAVAVHHALGLPRSCQNFDVTNACLGFVNGMELAAAMIDSGMVEYALVVNGEDSRPVQERTLERLAEPGTTSKDVIAQFATLTLGSGAVAMVLGRADRHPEGHRLVASVSRAGTEHHELCVGDNDLMRTDLKGLLDAGLALSQDMWADAAGEVDWAGGMDRYIVHQVSKVHTQAMCDRFSIDPALVPTTFPVRGNLGPASVPYTLAGQQDSLSGGDRVLLMGIGSGLNVSCLELAW; this is encoded by the coding sequence ATGGGCGGTAACGCCATCCACAGGTTCGGCAACACCGCCGTCCTGGCACTGCAGACCGCCGACGCCAGCCGGGTCGTCACCTCCGACGCGCTCGACGACGCACTCGCCGACACCTACCGGCGCGTGGGGCTGCGTCCCGGGCTGCTCGAGCGCCTGGCCGGCATCCGCGAGCGCCGCTGGTGGGGCGAGGGCGTCACGTTCGTCGAGGGCGCGGCGGAGGCCGGCGCCAAGGCGATCAGCGAGAGCGGCGTCGACCCCGCCGCCATCGGCCTCATGGTCAACACGTCGGTCAGCCGCAGGTACCTGGAGCCCTCGACCGCGGTCGCCGTGCACCACGCGCTCGGCCTGCCGCGCTCCTGCCAGAACTTCGACGTCACCAACGCCTGCCTCGGCTTCGTCAACGGCATGGAGCTCGCCGCCGCGATGATCGACTCCGGCATGGTCGAGTACGCGCTCGTCGTCAACGGCGAGGACTCGCGGCCGGTGCAGGAGCGCACCCTCGAGCGGCTCGCCGAGCCGGGCACGACGTCCAAGGACGTGATCGCGCAGTTCGCCACCCTGACGCTGGGCTCCGGCGCCGTCGCCATGGTCCTCGGCCGGGCCGACCGGCACCCCGAGGGCCACCGCCTCGTCGCGTCGGTCAGCCGGGCGGGCACCGAGCACCACGAGCTGTGCGTCGGCGACAACGACCTCATGCGCACCGACCTCAAGGGCCTGCTCGACGCCGGCCTGGCGCTGTCGCAGGACATGTGGGCCGACGCCGCGGGCGAGGTGGACTGGGCCGGCGGGATGGACCGCTACATCGTCCACCAGGTCTCCAAGGTGCACACCCAGGCGATGTGCGACCGCTTCTCCATCGACCCCGCCCTGGTGCCGACGACGTTCCCCGTGCGCGGCAACCTCGGCCCGGCGTCGGTCCCCTACACGCTGGCCGGCCAGCAGGACTCCCTCTCCGGCGGTGACCGCGTGCTCCTCATGGGCATCGGCTCGGGCCTCAACGTCTCCTGCCTCGAGCTCGCCTGGTGA